The following nucleotide sequence is from Kiritimatiellia bacterium.
AACGACGGCATCCTGCAACTGCCGTTCGTCCTGAAGTCCGCCGAGGTGATGAAGAAGGCCGTGGACCTGCTCAAGCCGCACATGAAGAAGGACGAGAGCGGCGGGCGGCGCGGCCTGATGGTCCTCGCCACCGTCGCGGGCGACGTGCACGACATCGGCAAGAACCTCGTGGACATCATCTTGAGCAACAACGGGTTCCAGGTCGTCAACCTGGGCACGAAGATGCCGATCGAGAGAATGATGGCGGCCGTGCGCGAGCACAAGGCCGACGTGCTGGGGATGAGCGGCCTGCTGGTCAAGTCCGCGGCGATCATGGCGGAGAACATGAAGGCGCTCGAGGCGTCGGAAATCCGGATACCGATCTTCCTCGGTGGCGCGGCGCTGACCCCCGGGTTCGTGGCCGACGCGTGCCAGCCCCAGTATTCTTCGCCGGTCGTGTACTGCAAGGATGCCTTCGAGGGCCTGGCAAAAATGCGGGAGCTTTCTGAAACCGGCCGCCTGGAAAAAACCCCGCCGAAGCCGCCCTCGGCCCCGGCGGTGGATTTCGAGGCGCCGCCGGTGAGCATTGATCTTTCCCTGCCGCCGCCCAAGCCGCCGTTCCTCGGGCACCGGCTCGCCACGGATATCCGGCTGGAGGATGTCTACCCGTACCTGAACGAGACCGCGCTGATCCGCGGCCGGTGGGGCTACCGGCGCGGCAAGCTGGGCGCGGACGAATACAACCGGCTCATCGAGGACGAGGTGAAGCCTCGCCTGGAAGCCCTGAAAAAGCAGTGCGCCGAGTCAGGCCTCTTCCAACCGAAGGCGGCGCACGGCTGGTTCCGGTGCCGGGCCGAGGGCGAGACGCTGACGGTGTTCCCCGCGGACGGCGGAGAAGCGATCCCCATGGTGTTCCCGCGGCAGGCCCGGTCGCCGGGCCTCTCGATCCCCGACTTCTTCCGGCGCGACGAAGATATCGCGGGCTTCATGGTCGTGACGCTCGGCCCGGGGCTGGAAACCGAGAACGCCCGGCTGTTGCAGCGCGATCATTACCAGGACTACTTCCTGCTGCACGGCCTGGCGGTGGAAGTCACTGACGCGCTGGCCGAGTACTGGCATGCCCGGATGCGGGCGGAGTTGGGTTTCACCGAGCCGCCGCTGGCGATCCAGGATTATATCGTGCAGAAGTACCGGGGCTCGCGGTACGGGTTCGGCTACCCGGCGTGCCCGGACCTCGCGATGAACAAGAGCTGCTGCGATCTCGTCCATGCCGGAGAGATCGGCGTGACCCTGTCGGACAATTTCATGATGGTGCCGGAGGTGACGACGTCCGCCCTCGTCGCGCACCACCCGGCGGCGAAGTACTTCAATGTCTGAAGAAGAGCCCGCGGATTACGCGGATGGACGCGGATACGAGCAGGCCACATGACTAATAAATATTCCCATTTTTCCGAGGTGGACTGGGCGCACTGGAACCCGACCGAGCGCGCGACGCTGATGTTCGTCATCCGCGACGGGCAGGTGCTGCTGATCCACAAGAAGAAGGGGCTCGGCGCGGGGAAGATCAACGGGCCGGGCGGCCGGCTGGACCCGGGCGAAACCCCGCGGCAGGCGGCCATCCGCGAGGTGCAGGAGGAACTGGTCGTCACGCCCACGGGCGTGCGCGAGGCGGGCGAGCTGATGTTCCAGTTCGTGGACGGGTTTTCCATCCACGGCTACGTCTTCACGGCGACCGGCATCGAGGGCGAGCCCCAGGAAACCGGCGAGGCGATCCCGCTCTGGACGCCGCTGGACCAGATCCCGTTCGACCGGATGTGGGAGGACGACCGGGTGTGGATCCCCCTGATGCTGGCCGGCACGCCGTTCACGGGCCGGTTCCTCTTCGACGGGGACAAGATGCTGGAGTATCGGCTGGAAGAAGGCCGCGACGCTCTCCGCCACGGCGGACCGGCGTGACGCCGAATCGGTCTCACTCCAACGCGGAGCGAACTTCTCGGATCAACTGCTCGACGCGGGCGAGGATGGCGCCGATTTCGCGGCGGGTTCGGCTGCGCCACTCCATGTCGGCCAGGCGCTGCTCGTCGGCCGCGTCCAACCCGGCGAGGGCGTCTTTCAAGTACCGGCGGGCCTTTTTGAGCCGGACCAGCGTGTCGCCGGCAAACAGCGGGTCCGGCGGCCATTCTTGCTCCCGGGAAGAACGGTTCAGCGCGCCGGCCAGCTTGGCGGAGGCGAACTGGACGCCGTGCTCGATTTCATAAAAGGGGTGTTCCGGGGACGCCCCCTCGGGAATCCAACGATTGTTCTTCGCGTCGTGGTGCAGGCGCACGCCCAGTTCGCTGCACAGCTCGACCAGCGGGTGATCGGGAAGGTCTACGGGTTCGCCCTTCATCTCCTCGAGGGCTTCCTCGGCGGCGGCATTCATGTCCTCCACCCAGGCGGAGCGCTCGGCCTCCTCCTCGGGGGTCAGCGGCTCCGGTTCGGGCTCGCCGCGCTCGCGCCGCAGCCGGGAGCGTTCCTCGTCCATGATGCGCTCGAAATCCGCCTCCGCGCGGCCTTCCCGCTCGAGGCGCGCCTGGACGCGGTCCATCAGCAGGTCCATCCGGGCCGCCTCGGCGTCGGCCTCGGCTTCCGTCCGGCTGGTGGGCCTGTCGGCTTCCTCCTCGTTCCCCGCGGGCGCCGGCCCCGCCGCCCCGACCAGGCGTTCCATGAAACGTGTAATCGCTTCCTGGTTGGCCTTGCGCTGGGCATCTTCCTCGGACTCGGTCATCTGCCAGGAGGGCAGCCCGTCCAGTTCGATCCGGTAATCCGCGGACTCGATCACGACTCGCCCGTTACTCTCGCTGAACCATTCGAGGTAAAGGCTGTTCGCCCAGTGAAACGTGAAGGTCTTCCCGGACTTGTAGCCCGCCAGGAATTCCTCCATGGGGCCATCCGGCATCTTCACCTTGCGGGACGCCGTGATGTCGCCGACCACGCCGGCCTGGAGGTCCGCGAATCGGGAGAGGTCGGCCGTCTTGGGCGCCGGGTTGGTGATGAGCACGCGGTGGCCCGCGAGGTCCCGCCAGGGATTGCCCTCCAACTTCAGCGTCACCGGCCGGTCCCGGCCCGCGAACCAGAGCATTCCGGTCACGCGGCCTTTCGTCCGGTTGTCCAACTCCGCCCGGACCAGGGATTCCTCAATACGCCACGCCATGCCCTCCTCCTTACGGCAATTCCCGGAAATGGTGCTTGTGCCGGCGTTCGAGTTCCCACAGCTTGGCGTACTTGGCGAACGCGGCGTAGGCGCTGATGACGGCGATGATGAACCCGTGCATGCCGTCGAGGAATCCCGCGCGCAGGAAATACCCCTTGATGAAATGGAACGGCGGCCGGAAGAACAGGTCCAGCCACCGGAACGGCACCTCCTGCACGAACTTCTGCTGCGCGGAGATGGTGGAAAACCGGTTGGCCGTGTCCATGTGGTCGCGCAGGTCGTCGTAGGTGTAATGCCAGACAGGCCCCTTGAGCCGCTTGACAGGGCCCTTGACGACCACGGTGTCATGCGGCTCGATCCCCTCGGTGCGACCGCGGCTCTTGCGGAACAGGCGCAGCTTGACGTCCGGGTACCACTCGCCGTGCCGGATCCAGCGCCCGATGTAGTAGACCTGGCGGGGGAACTCGTAGCCCACGAACGGGTCGGTGCCGCGCTCGAACTCGGCCAGGATCTCCTCGCGCAGCGCGGGCGAGACCTCCTCGTCGGAATCCAGGTAGAGGATCCACGGGTGCAGGGCCAGGTCGCGGACCATGTTGCGCTGGGCGATGTACCCGAGCCACTCGTGCTGGTAGAACCGCTCCGTGTACTCGCGGCAGATGGCCGGGGTCTGGTCGGTGCTGAAGCTGTCCATGACGATGATCTCGTCGCACCAGGCGAGGCTGGCGAGGCAGCGGCGGATTTTCCGCTCCTCGTTGAAACAGATGACGCAGGCGGATATCTTCTCGCGCATGGCGGATCAGTCCGGCGCGGGTTCGCCGTCGGTTTCGCGCCAGAGGTCGGCGGGCAGCGTCCGGGGCCGGTCCACCTCGGCCTGGAGCACGTCCTTGTAGAACAGCTTGAGGCGGAACCCGTAGTACCGGCCCAGGTGCCCGGCCGCGCCCGGCACGCGGCACTGGATGGTCGCGATCGCCGAACCGCCGTTCGTGAGGACTCCCTCTTCGAACTCCGGAGGGCTGACCAGGACTTCCACCCGGGCCGGGTAAATACGCTGGGTTTCTTCCTCGCGGATGAACAACTGCACCTCCATCCGTACCCCCTCGGGCTCGATGGTCACGCCCGGCGCCGCGCGCAGGCGCAGGCGCAGCAGGCGCGCCTCGTCGGGAGAGTCGTCCTGGGGCAGCTTGACCTGCTCGACGGTCTCGATCGCGAGCCAGGCCGTGTAGTCCGGCGACGGGGCCGGCGGTTCCGGCGGCGCCGGGCTTACCGGGGCCGCGGGCGGCGTCGCCGTCCGCGTGCCCAGATCCTCGACGGTCTCCTTGATCGTCGCGAGCGTCGCCCGCATGGATCGCAACTCCTCCTCCATCTGCGGCGGCAGGACCGGCGGCGCCGGCTCGGGCGGAATGGGCGCCGGGGGCGGATTGGGCACCGCCGCGGCGGGCGTCTCCGACGGAGAGACCGCGGCCGGCTTTGCGCGCCGGGCAGCCCAACGCTGGTAGGCGATGAACAGCAGCAGGAACAGGAGCAGCAGGAGCAGCGTGCGGGGCGTGGCGCCCATCCGGCGCCGGGGTTCCTCCTCCCCGTCTTCCGCCGCGGTGGTCTCGACCTCGGTCTGGAGCAGGGCCTGGACCAGGAAGCGTGTCCGGCCGATCTCGATCTCGTCGCCGTGCCGCAGGTGCGCCTCGCGGACCTCCCGCTTGTTCACCAGAACGCGGTTCATCGTCCCCAGGTCTCGTACGACCAGTCCGCTGTCGTTGTGCTCGAACACGGCGTGGCGGAGCGCCACCTCCTCGTCGTCGAGGTGAATGGCGCAGGCGGGATCGCGGCCGACCGTCGTCGGCGCGCGCTCCACGGTCAGCCGGCGCCCCTTCAGGGGGCCGCTCAAAACTATGAGGCGGTACAGCATCGTTCCCCGGCTATTCTAATGAAAACCACCCGGAAGCCTAGTTTTTCCAATGTCCGGAAAAAGCGCGAGAATAATTTCCAAGGCTTGGACGCCGGCCTCACGGGCGCCACAGGTACATCAGGCGCGGCGCGTCCGAGCTCATCCAGCGCGGGAGCCGCACGGGGTTGCGCATGGAGGCCAGCCAGTCGGAAAAGGTCAGCGTGTGGGAATAACGCACCAGCTTGACCGATTTCTTCCCGAGTACTTCGGGCAACCCGTCCAGGAGGTCGGTCCAGTAGCCTATGTCATCGATCAGGCCGTATTGCTTCGCCACGTCGGAATCGAAGACGCGGCCGTCGGCCAGCTCGCGAAGCTTCTCCGGCTCGACGCCCCGGGCGGCGACCACGGCCTCGAAAAAACGGGCGTACGCGGAGTCGACGATCTTCTGCAGGATCGCCCGCTGTTCCTCCGAAACCTCTCGGAAGGGATTGAGCAGGTCCTTGTGCTCGCCGGACTTGATGGTCGTGTCCGTGACGCCCAGCTTCTCGCCGAGCGTCTTCCAGTTGAGCGTCTGCATGATCACGCCGATGGACCCCAGCAGGGCGGTCGGCTCGGCCACGATCCAGTCCGCGGGCAGGATGGCGTAGTACCCGCCGGAGGCCGCGAGGTCCTGGACATAAGCGACGACGCGGCGGTCCTCGCCGCTCTCCCGGAATTCCAGGACGGCCTGATAGATTTCGTCGGCCGAGGTCATGTCCCCGCCGGGCGAGCTGACCTCCAGGACGATGGCCGCGACGTCCTCGTCGTTCTGCGCCGCGCGGATTTGCCGGAGGATGGACTCGATGGGATCGAGCGCGGGCCCGAAGAGCGAGCCGTCGCTCACGAACCGGAACAACTCGCCCTGGACGGGAATACGCACGACCTTGGCCTCGCCCTCCCCCCACGACCAGGTCTCCTCGAATTCGGGAAACTCGTCCTCCGCCACTTCTTCTTCCGGGCTCCAGCCCGTGAGGGCGCGGCCCGCCAGCAGCCCGATGTTCATGGCCACGCTGCCGACCAGGGCCATGATCAGGAGGAGGAGCAACAACCAATAGCCCACGCGGGTCCCGGCTTTTTTCGTTTCCGTCATGGAAGGAATCTACCCGCTCGAACGCGGCGGCGCAACGCCATCGTTTCGTGATGGAGACGCCGCTCACCCGTGGCGCCAGCCTGCGGGCCGGGGGCGGCCCGTCTCCAACAGCACCTCGCTAGGGAGCCGGCAGCCGGGCTCCCGTGAGATTCACAAAGCCCGGCGTGGGCCGGCAGACGAACCGGCCGCCGGACTCGCGCAGGATGAACAGCGCCTCGATCCCCGGCCAGGACTCGATCCACTTCATCCCCTCCTCGGCCCCCATGACAAACAGCGTCGTGGCCAGCCCGTCCGCCGTCATGCAGTCCGGCGCCACGACGGTCACGCTCGCCAGGTCATGCCGGATCGGCCGGCCGGTCCGCGGGTCCAGGATGTGGGTAAAACGCTCGCCCTTCTCATCCACGAAGAAGTTCCGGTAATCGCCGGACGTGGCGACCGCGAGGCCGGAAAGATGCAGGATCGTTTCGAGCTCCTGGCCGGGCAGCGCGTCGGGGCGCGGAGCGTCCACCCCGATCCGCCACTTCTGGCCCTCGGCGTTGTGCCCGTACGCGACCACCTCGCCGCCGATTTCGACGAATGCATTGCTGATTCCGCGGGCCCGGATCACGCGCGCCGCCTCGTCCACCCCGTAGCCCTTCGCCACCGCGCTGACGTTCAGATGCAGGCCGGGCACGGCCTTGACCAGCTTCCCGTCCGGCGTCACAGACAGGCGCCCCGCCCCGGTCCGCTGCCGCGCCTCGGCCAACTCCCCGTCGGACGGGAGGTGATCCGCGCGGCCCGGCGCGCCGAAGCCCCAGAGATCGATCAGCGGGCCCAGCGTGGGATCAAATACCCCGCCCGAGCGGCGGCTCAACTCCAGGGCAAACCGGACCACGGACGCAAAGCCGGGCGAGACGGGAAACGGCTCGCCGGATTCATGCCGGTTGAACCGGGATATCTCGCTGTCCGGCTGGTAGTGAGACATCTGCCGGTTCACCTCGACGAGGCAACGATCCAGTTCGGCCTGCAGTTCCCGGAGCGCGCGCCGGCCCAGGGGCGAATCGGCCAGCTTGATCGAGTAGAGCGTGCCCATCGTCTCGCCGGTCCAGGCCGGATGCCTCGGGCCCGGCGGGTCGCGGCGCCAGGTCACGGCGGCGAACGCCACGATGACCGCCAGGACCGGCAGCAGTTTCCAGGGATTCACTTTGCGGGGCTGAATGAGCATGGGGAAGGGTTCAGGGTTCAGGGTTCAGGACGGCCGCGTGAAGGTCCACATGCAACGGAGGCTCATCAGAACTCGTCGTAGGCGATCATCTCCTTGTCCACGCCGACATTGTAGAGCATGGCGTTGACGGCGGCGATCATCGGCGGGGGCCCGCACATGTAATACTCGATCTCGGACGGATCCTCGTGCTGGGCCAGGTAGCGGTCGTGCACGACGGAATGGATGAACCCCACGGGCCCCTTCCAGTCATCCTCCGGCCGCGGCTCGCTCAACGCGATGTGGAAGGTGAAGTTGGGGAACTCCTTCTCCAGCCTGCGGAAATCTTCTTCGTAGAACATCTCGCGCAGCGACCGGGCGCCGTACCAGTAGCTGATCTTGCGCTTCGACCGTTTCGTTACGAGCAGGTCCATGATGTGGCTGCGCAGCGGGGCCATGCCGGCGCCGCCGCCGATGTACACCATCTCGCGCTCGCTGTCCTTGGCGAAAAACTCGCCGTACGGCCCGCTGACCATGACCTTGTCGCCGGGTTTTAAGCCGAAGATATAGCTCGACGCGATCCCGGGCGGCACGTTCATCCCGGGCGGCGGCGTGGCGATGCGCACGTTGAGCTTCACCAGGTTGCCCTCGGCGGGATAGCTGGCCATGGAGTAGGCTCGGAATACCGGCTCGGTGCTCTTCGCCCGGAAATCCCAGAGCTTGAAGGCGTCCCAGGCGTCGCGGAACCGCTCGTCGATGTCGAAATCCCGGTATGCCAGTTCGTACGGCGGAATGTCGATCTGGATGTACCCGCCCGCCCGGTACTTCAGGTCCGTGCCCGCGGGCAGGTCGATCACCAGTTCCTTGATGAACGTCGCCACGCTGCCGTTGGACCGCACCGTGCCCTCGAATTTCTGGATCTCGAGAACGTCCGCCGGGATGCGGATCTTGAGGTCGCGCTTGACCTTGAGCTGGCACGCCAGGCGCAGCCCCTCCTTGGCCTGCTGCTTGCTGATGTGGCCGGTTTCCGTCGGCAGGATGCTCCCGCCGCCGTCGGTCACGGTGCACTTGCACATCGCGCACGTTCCGCCCCCGCCGCAGGCGGAGGGCAGGAAGATGCGCTCCGACGCCAGCGAGGACAGCAGCGTCGATCCCGCGTCCACCGTCAGTTTCTTGTAGCCCTCGTTGATGTCAATCGTCACCGGGCCGCTCGGCGCGAGGCGCCGCGAGGCGATCATCAGGCCCACGGTCAGGAACAGGATGATCCCGGTGAAGACCACCACGCTCGCCGCGACGTATAGCACCGTGTGTTCCATGCTCCCCTTACAGGCTGATCCCCGAGAAGCACATGAACGCCATGGCCATCAGGCCGGTCAGCAGCATCGTGATCCCGAGGCCCTTCAGGCCCGGCGGGATGTTCGAGTAGCGCAGCTTTTTGCGGATGGCGCCCATGCCGGTGATGGCCAGCGCCCAGCCGGCCCCGGACGAGAAGCCGTAGACGACGGACTGCACGAAGGTGTAGTTGCGCTCGACCATGAACAGCGAGCCGCCAAGGATCGCGCAGTTGACCGTGATCAGCGGCAGGAAGATGCCCAGCGACTGGTAGAGCGGCGGGAAGAACCGGTCCAGCACCATCTCGACGAACTGCACCAGGCAGGCGATCACGGCAATGAAGCAGATGAAGATCAGGAACGAAAGGTCCAGCGCCGCGAGGGCCGGGCTCCCGGTCCAGGCCAGCGCGCCGGGCTCCAGGAAGAAATGCTTGATCGCCCAGTTCGCCGGGACCGTGATGAACTGGACGAAGATGACGGCCGCGCCGAGGCCCATCGCCGTGTCGATCCGCTTCGAGATCGCCAGGAACGAGCACATCCCGAGGAACGTCGAGAGCAGTATGTTCTCGATGAAGATCGACCGAATCGCGAGGCTGATCAATTCCATGTTCGCCTAGTCCGTTTCAAACTTTTTCGACAGCGTCCGCTGCACCCAGATCAGCAGGCCCAGCACGATGAACGCGCCCGGGGCCAGCAGCATGAACCCGTTGTTGAGGTAGCCCGCCTCGTAGGCGGCGGCCGGCACCACCCGGAACCCGAGCCACTTGCCCGAGCCGAGGATCTCGCGCACGGAGGCCACGACGACCAGCACCAGGCTGTAGCCGAGGCCGTTGCCGATGCCGTCGAGGAACGACAGGCCGGGCGGGTGCTGCAGGGCGTACGCCTCGAGCCGACCCATGACGATGCAGTTGGTGATGATCAGGCCGACGAACACGCTCAACTGCCGGCTCACCTCGAACATGTACGCCCGGAGGAACTGGTCCGCCACGATCACCAGCACGGACACGACGGCCATCTCCACGATCATCCGGATGCGGCTCGGCAGCGAGTTCCGCAGCAGCGAGATGACCAGGTTCGAGCCCGCCGTGACCACCGTCAGCGCGATGGCCATGACCAGGGCGGTCTGCAGCTTGACCGTGACGGCCAGCGAGGAGCAGATGCCGAGGATCTGGATCGTGATCGGGTTGTTCTCCGACAGCGGATCCACCAGCACTTTTTTATAGTCCCCGGCCATTCGGCTCATCCTCCGCCCCGGATACCCGTAAAATACTTTTCGTACTTTTCAAGGTCCGCGTTCAGGAACCGGTTGATCCCGTTGCCCGTCAGCGTCGCGCCGCTGATGCCGTCCACCGCGCGGTCGCTGCCCTCCGGGTAACGGTTCGCGACGGCGCCCTTGACCACCTCGATCCGCTGCAGGCGCCCGTCCTTGAAGACCTTCTTGCCGACGAACTGCTTCTGGAAGGCGTCGGTGGAGATCTCCGCGCCGAGCCCGGGGGTCTCGCCGTGGCGGTAGAACGTCACGCCGATGATCGTGCTCAAGTCCGCGTCGAGGGCTAAATAGCCGTAGATCGTGGACCACAGCCCCTTGCCGGAAATCGGGAAGGCGTAGCGCGTCACGCGGTCCCCGTCTTTCCAGAGGAACAAGGGCAGCTTGCGCTTGGCTTCGAAGTCGTCCCGGGAGATGTCGCGGACGGCGACGCCGGGCAGCACCTGCCCGGTATCCGCATCGAGCACCGTTTCCCAGATGTGCTCGCCGAAGATCTTTTCCACCTCGGCGCCGCCGATGACCCGCCCCTGCCCGTCGGTCGTGGCCACGCCGAAGGCCTTGAGCACGTTGATCTTGCGGTCCAGTTCCACCTGGAAATCCTGTTTCGACTTCAGGAGGGCCGCCGTTCCCGACAGCAGCAGGCTGCACGCGACACAGACCGCTGCTGCGTAACCCAGCATGTAGGCGTCACCCTTGGCCATGGTTCATCCTCGCCAGGTAGCGCTGCCGCCCGCGGAGGTGCGCCTGGAGCACCAGGTGGTCCAGCAGCGGGGCCATCACGTTGCAGAACAGGATCGCCAGCATGTTGCCCGCCGGGTAGGCGGGATTGAACGCGCGGATGACGACGGTCATCAGGCCGATCAGGAACCCGTAGATCCACTTGCCCGCGGGCGTCGCCGCCGCGGACACCGGGTCGGTCGCCATGAACACGATGCCGAAGAAGACGCCGCCCATGACGAGGTCGTAATAGAAGGGCAACTGGAGCACCGGGTTCGCGAGCCGGGTCGCCTCGGGCAGGAAGTTGAGCAGCGTGCCGGTCACCGCCAGTCCCAGCAGACCGCCCGCGATGATCCGCCAGGAACCGATACCCGTCAGCACCAGGATCAGAAGGCCCAGGCCCACCGCGATGGCCGAGGTTTCGCCGATGCTGCCCGGCTCCAACCCGACGATCATGCGCTGGAGCGTGAAGCCGGATTCCCGGAGGAATTCCAGGGCATCCGCCCCGGCCGGCGCGGCCTTGGCCACGGCCAGCGAGGTCGCGCCCGTGAAGCCGTCGGCCACCTGCGTCCAGTCGGTCACGGCGGCCCAGACCTTGTCGCCCGAGATCTGCGCGGGATAGGCGAAGTAGAGGAACGCCCGCGCCGTCAGGGCGGGATTGAGCACGTTGAAGCCCGTGCCCCCGAAGATCTCCTTTCCGATCACCACCCCGAACGAGACGCCGACCGCCACCAGCCACAGCGGGATCGCAGGCGGCAGGACCAGCGGGAACAGCAACCCGGTGACCAGGAACCCCTCGTTGATCTCGTGCTTGCGGATCGTGGCGAACAGCACCTCCCAGAACCCGCCGACGGCGTACGAGGTGATGATGATCGGCAGCACGAGGCGCAGCCCCTGGAGGACGTGCTGCACGAACCCCGCGCCGGCCACCCGGTTGACCGTGTTGTACATGTACCCGGCGTTGAAAATGCCGAAGAGCGTGCACGGGACCAGCGCGAGCACGACGAACATCATCGTGCGCTTGAGGTCCAGCGCATCGCGCACGTGCGGCGGGCCATCGGTCACGTCCGGAGGGGTGAGCAGGAACGTGTCCCCCGCGTCGAACACGGCGTGGAAAAGATGCAGCGGCTTGCCCGGCGCGAACCAGGGGCGCATCTTGTCGAGCATCTGTTCCACGAATTTCATGGTCAAGTGTTCGGTGTTCGGTGTTCAGTGTTCGGGACTTGTTCCTCACTATTCACTTCTTCAAACGCCTTCCTTCTCCGCCTCGGCCAGGCCGCGGTGGATGATGCCGACGAGATCCATCTTCGACGGACAGGCGAACGCGCACAGCGCGAAATCCTCGGGATCGACCTCCAGGAGGCCCAGCTTCACGGCCTCGTCCACGTCGTGCGCCAGCACCGCGCGCACGAGGTAGTCCGTCATGATCCGCATCGGCACGTAGCGGTCGTACAGCCCGGTCAGCACCATCGCCCGCGGGCTGCCGCGGCGGTTCGTGTCGAGAGGCCACTTCGCCCCGCGCCGGAGCCAGGTGGAGAGAAAACTCGGCGACCAGCTGAACACGTTCCAACCCGGCGCGATCCAGCCCATGAAATGCCGCTCGCGCCCCTCGGACAGGACGCAAATTCCCGAATCCTGGAACCGGAGCGCGCTGTCTGGTGTCACGCGTTTACCGGCCAGCAGGTCGCCCGCCACGATCCGCTGTTCGCCGTCCGCCAACCGGCCCTTCAACAACGATTCCAACGGGCTGCCGAGCCGCGCCCGGTAGTACTGCCGCGCGCCTTCCAGCACGCCGGGCCCCGCGAGCATGACCACGCGGTCCGGCGGCATCGCCCCGTCGAGGAGAAGCCGGCCGATCTGCACCAGGTCCACGGCCTTGACGGTCCATACCACGTCGTGCGGACGGATCGGATCGACGTGATGAATGTGCACGCTCGAATTGCCGGCGGGATGCGGGCCCCGGAAATAATGGATCTGCGCGTTCTTCGCGGCGGTCAGCGCCGGCGGCAGGTCGGCACGGCCGCCGGGCAGGCACAGATGCACCTTCCCGGCCGTCAGGCGCGTCATGGCATCCAGGCCCGCCTGAAAGGCCGCTTCGTGTCCGCGCACGAGCACCGCGG
It contains:
- a CDS encoding NADH:ubiquinone reductase (Na(+)-transporting) subunit B; amino-acid sequence: MKFVEQMLDKMRPWFAPGKPLHLFHAVFDAGDTFLLTPPDVTDGPPHVRDALDLKRTMMFVVLALVPCTLFGIFNAGYMYNTVNRVAGAGFVQHVLQGLRLVLPIIITSYAVGGFWEVLFATIRKHEINEGFLVTGLLFPLVLPPAIPLWLVAVGVSFGVVIGKEIFGGTGFNVLNPALTARAFLYFAYPAQISGDKVWAAVTDWTQVADGFTGATSLAVAKAAPAGADALEFLRESGFTLQRMIVGLEPGSIGETSAIAVGLGLLILVLTGIGSWRIIAGGLLGLAVTGTLLNFLPEATRLANPVLQLPFYYDLVMGGVFFGIVFMATDPVSAAATPAGKWIYGFLIGLMTVVIRAFNPAYPAGNMLAILFCNVMAPLLDHLVLQAHLRGRQRYLARMNHGQG
- a CDS encoding Na(+)-translocating NADH-quinone reductase subunit A is translated as MNTHNLKKGMDIPLVGAPGPAVAEAPPCERIAVYPNEFDGLKPRPQVKPGDTVKRGSVLFYSKKNEALKFRSPAAGTVEEVALGHRRALERITIRLGEDSTEPLPRFSAAQVPGLSRDQVLGVLLDTGYLALLKQRPFSRIPDPAARPKSIFINAMNTAPFQPDAAVLVRGHEAAFQAGLDAMTRLTAGKVHLCLPGGRADLPPALTAAKNAQIHYFRGPHPAGNSSVHIHHVDPIRPHDVVWTVKAVDLVQIGRLLLDGAMPPDRVVMLAGPGVLEGARQYYRARLGSPLESLLKGRLADGEQRIVAGDLLAGKRVTPDSALRFQDSGICVLSEGRERHFMGWIAPGWNVFSWSPSFLSTWLRRGAKWPLDTNRRGSPRAMVLTGLYDRYVPMRIMTDYLVRAVLAHDVDEAVKLGLLEVDPEDFALCAFACPSKMDLVGIIHRGLAEAEKEGV